The following proteins are encoded in a genomic region of Bufo bufo chromosome 11, aBufBuf1.1, whole genome shotgun sequence:
- the LOC120982122 gene encoding gastrula zinc finger protein XlCGF28.1-like isoform X1, translated as MRRQSRGRDLIMDQEVTSKGDTEDSPSIGVPEHGAESEPITREPISPSGCESPSPSDEEDGKDKPNYTQQKFRCRKSSKQKPMEINSSKEFASCKESDSVFENMSSPENEVKTQNEDDEEKNISKPRLRTSTVESKYKSKKRDKDSLEISKFSIPYCPFKVQKTYICTECGRSCISTSHLIIHQRSHTGERPFSCNDCGKSFARKSSLVIHERIHTGERPYTCTHCGKSFTSSATLSTHIRIHTGERPYVCWECGKSFTSNSSLFIHNRTHTGEKPYICVECGKTFSYTSALVIHKRSHTGEKPFTCDECGKSFADNSRLVKHKTAHTGNWAFICAVCGKGFTCYSNLNVHQRSHTGERPYACNTCDKRFALNRDLVRHQTTHTGERPYACSECGKCFTRKAHLTTHVRSAHV; from the coding sequence GAGAACCCATCTCACCAAGTGGATGTGAGTCACCATCTCCAAGTGATGAAGAAGATGGAAAAGATAAACCTAACTATACTCAGCAAAAATTCAGGTGCCGGAAGTCCAGCAAACAAAAGCCCATGGAGATAAATTcaagtaaggaatttgctagctgTAAGGAATCAGATAGTGTCTTCGAGAATATGAGTTCTCCAGAAAATGAAGTCAAAACTCAAAATGAAGACGATGAAGAAAAGAACATTAGCAAACCACGTCTACGTACATCAACCGTGGAGTCTAAGTATAAGAGCAAGAAACGTGACAAAGATTCCCTAGAGATTTCAAAATTCTCTATCCCTTACTGCCCCTTCAAGGTGCAGAAGACTTATATATGCACCGAATGTGGACGAAGCTGCATCTCCACCTCTCACCTCATCATACATCAGAGGTCCCACACTGGAGAACGGCCTTTCTCTTGTAATGACTGTGGAAAAAGTTTCGCCCGAAAGTCTTCGCTGGTAATTCATGAGAGGATCCACACAGGAGAACGTCCATACACCTGCACACATTGTGGGAAGAGCTTCACTAGCAGTGCCACGCTCTCCACTCACATAAGAATCCATACTGGAGAGAGGCCATATGTCTGTTGGGAGTGTGGGAAAAGTTTTACCAGTAACTCTTCTCTCTTTATACATAACAGGacacacacaggagaaaagccatacATCTGTGTGGAGTGCGGGAAGACTTTTTCATACACATCCGCTCTTGTCATACACAAGAGGTCTCACACGGGAGAGAAGCCATTCACCTGTGACGAGTGCGGAAAAAGTTTTGCTGACAACTCTCGACTAGTAAAACATAAGACTGCTCATACCGGAAATTGGGCGTTTatctgtgctgtgtgtggtaaAGGTTTCACTTGCTACTCAAACCTCAATGTTCACCAGAGGTCACACACGGGGGAGAGGCCATACGCATGTAATACGTGCGATAAGAGGTTTGCTCTCAATAGGGATCTTGTCCGCCATCAGACAACCCACACCGGTGAAAGGCCCTATGCTTGCTCGGAGTGTGGCAAGTGTTTCACTCGTAAGGCTCACCTGACCACCCATGTCAGATCTGCTCACGTGTAA
- the LOC120981475 gene encoding REST corepressor 1-like, translated as MMKLPEVGKHDDREDLGALMWSPNKDLTEAKLDEYITSAKALYGYDEVQALGWLLVHEHDMEAALADMPNFTPSAEEWTEEDKSLFEKAFDIHGKSFKDFQKMLPHKSCGSIVKFYYDWKKTSGKGHHARKRKHSAAQTDNTRSDPIPTASHQHAGKKRRKLNHR; from the exons ATGATGAAGCTCCCAG AAGTGGGAAAACACGACGACCGTGAGGATCTCGGTGCCTTGATGTGGTCTCCTAATAAAGATCTAACAGAGGCCAAAT TGGATGAATACATAACGAGTGCCAAAGCGCTTTATGGCTATGATGAGGTGCAG GCGCTCGGCTGGCTCCTGGTGCACGAGCACGACATGGAAGCAGCCCTGGCGGACATGCCAAACTTCACTCCTTCGGCTGAAGAGTGGACAGAGGAGGACAAGTCCTTGTTTGAGAAGGCTTTTGACATCCATGGAAAGTCCTTCAAAGATTTTCAGAAAATG CTTCCTCATAAATCTTGCGGCAGCATTGTCAAATTCTACTACGACTGGAAGAAGACGTCTGGGAAGGGTCACCATGCCCGAAAGCGTAAGCACAG TGCTGCTCAGACGGATAACACCAGGTCTGACCCAATACCCACAGCGAGCCATCAGCATGCTGGGAAAAAGCGGAGGAAAT TGAATCACCGTTAG